From Dendropsophus ebraccatus isolate aDenEbr1 chromosome 2, aDenEbr1.pat, whole genome shotgun sequence, a single genomic window includes:
- the MAK gene encoding serine/threonine-protein kinase MAK isoform X5, whose amino-acid sequence MFTENEIRNIMFQVLSGLAFVHKHGFFHRDMKPENLLCMGPELVKIADFGLVRELRSQPPYTDYVSTRWYRAPEVLLRSLLYSSPIDIWAVGSIMAELYTLRPLFPGTSEVDEIFKICQVLGTPKKSDWPEGYQLAAAMNFRFPQCVPINLKTLIPNASEEALTLMRDMLQWDPKRRPTASQALRYPYFQVGQALGPPAQVEQKKPVDKPVHINEPQVLSEIKKKPSPPTEAPEKTLPSDSPASHRPLQQIQLPQNTTNNKLPSKASQVALPNISRAMSPKPVTNGPQNSAVKHGRRRWGQSVLKDSWDDFDTDFGISFSKKPTMTMVKENKNDETSYGFTDPVSTGELNKGSSNMGIIRTDSALTTSAKQHYLRQSRYLPGMNPKNVGLVSAIKEEKHSAWGSALSTKPLAPIGGITFNRNNAGNVGGFVGPSYNTTGGYLPSFHKKEVGSAGQRIQLAPIGPAINYDTWKTKAVRSQFPAPAYKPATKNVVLNRQQPIQPINGRTDWVAKYGGHR is encoded by the exons GGTTTTTTCATCGAGACATGAAACCAGAAAACCTTCTATGTATGGGTCCAGAGCTTGTAAAAATTGCTGATTTTGGATTAGTACGGGAGCTGCGATCTCAACCTCCTTATACAGATTATGTGTCTACCCGATG GTACAGAGCTCCTGAAGTGCTACTAAGATCATTGTTGTACAGCTCTCCGATAGACATTTGGGCAGTTGGCAGCATTATGGCTGAGTTGTATACACTTAGACCACTTTTCCCAGGGACAAGTGAGGTTGATGAAATCTTCAAAATTTGCCAGGTTCTAGGTACACCAAAGAAA AGTGACTGGCCTGAAGGATATCAGCTTGCAGCTGCCATGAATTTCCGCTTCCCTCAGTGTGTGCCTATAAACTTGAAAACTCTCATCCCAAATGCCAGTGAAGAGGCATTAACTCTGATGAGAGACATGCTGCAGTGGGATCCCAAGAGACGTCCCACAGCCTCTCAG GCTTTGAGGTACCCTTATTTTCAAGTTGGTCAAGCACTTGGTCCTCCAGCACAAGTGGAGCAGAAAAAGCCTGTAGATAAACCGGTGCACATCAATGAACCACAGGTATTATCTGAGATAAAAAAGAAACCCTCTCCGCCAACTGAAGCACCAGAGAAGACATTACCGAGTGATTCACCTGCCTCTCACAGACCACTGCAGCAAATACAGCTGCCGCAAAACACAACTAACAACAAGCTGCCATCCAAAGCTTCCCAAGTGGCACTTCCCAACATCAGCAGAGCCATGTCTCCT AAGCCAGTAACCAATGGTCCACAGAACAGTGCTGTCAAACATGGAAGACGACGCTGGGGCCAGTCCGTTTTGAAAGACAGCTGGGATGATTTTGATACAGACTTTGGTATCTCATTTTCTAAGAAGCCCACCATGACTATGGTTAAGGAAAACAAAAATGATGAAACTTCATATGG ttttacagATCCTGTTTCCACTGGAGAATTAAATAAAGGTTCATCAAATATGGGTATTATAAGAACAGACTCTGCACTGACAACATCTGCTAAACAACACTATCTTAGACAGTCGAGATACCTACCAG GTATGAACCCGAAGAATGTAGGACTCGTATCTGCTATTAAAGAAGAAAAACATTCTGCCTGGGGAAGTGCATTATCCACTAAACCACTAGCTCCTATAGGTGGAATTACATTTAATAGGAACAATGCAG GAAATGTAGGGGGGTTTGTAGGCCCTTCATACAACACAACAGGAGGATACCTCCCTTCATTTCATAAGAAGGAAGTTGGATCAGCCGGACAGAGGATACAACTTGCACCAATTGGGCCAGCAATAA ATTATGACACATGGAAAACAAAAGCTGTGCGTTCTCAGTTCCCTGCTCCGGCTTATAAACCAGCAACGAAAAATGTAGTGTTAAACCGCCAACAGCCAATCCAGCCGATCAACGGACGAACAGACTGGGTTGCCAAATATGGAGGTCATCGCTAG
- the MAK gene encoding serine/threonine-protein kinase MAK isoform X3 codes for MKENLYQLMKDRNKLFPESVIRNIMYQILQGLAFIHKHGFFHRDMKPENLLCMGPELVKIADFGLVRELRSQPPYTDYVSTRWYRAPEVLLRSLLYSSPIDIWAVGSIMAELYTLRPLFPGTSEVDEIFKICQVLGTPKKSDWPEGYQLAAAMNFRFPQCVPINLKTLIPNASEEALTLMRDMLQWDPKRRPTASQALRYPYFQVGQALGPPAQVEQKKPVDKPVHINEPQVLSEIKKKPSPPTEAPEKTLPSDSPASHRPLQQIQLPQNTTNNKLPSKASQVALPNISRAMSPKPVTNGPQNSAVKHGRRRWGQSVLKDSWDDFDTDFGISFSKKPTMTMVKENKNDETSYGFTDPVSTGELNKGSSNMGIIRTDSALTTSAKQHYLRQSRYLPGNSSYGMNPKNVGLVSAIKEEKHSAWGSALSTKPLAPIGGITFNRNNAGNVGGFVGPSYNTTGGYLPSFHKKEVGSAGQRIQLAPIGPAINYDTWKTKAVRSQFPAPAYKPATKNVVLNRQQPIQPINGRTDWVAKYGGHR; via the exons GGTTTTTTCATCGAGACATGAAACCAGAAAACCTTCTATGTATGGGTCCAGAGCTTGTAAAAATTGCTGATTTTGGATTAGTACGGGAGCTGCGATCTCAACCTCCTTATACAGATTATGTGTCTACCCGATG GTACAGAGCTCCTGAAGTGCTACTAAGATCATTGTTGTACAGCTCTCCGATAGACATTTGGGCAGTTGGCAGCATTATGGCTGAGTTGTATACACTTAGACCACTTTTCCCAGGGACAAGTGAGGTTGATGAAATCTTCAAAATTTGCCAGGTTCTAGGTACACCAAAGAAA AGTGACTGGCCTGAAGGATATCAGCTTGCAGCTGCCATGAATTTCCGCTTCCCTCAGTGTGTGCCTATAAACTTGAAAACTCTCATCCCAAATGCCAGTGAAGAGGCATTAACTCTGATGAGAGACATGCTGCAGTGGGATCCCAAGAGACGTCCCACAGCCTCTCAG GCTTTGAGGTACCCTTATTTTCAAGTTGGTCAAGCACTTGGTCCTCCAGCACAAGTGGAGCAGAAAAAGCCTGTAGATAAACCGGTGCACATCAATGAACCACAGGTATTATCTGAGATAAAAAAGAAACCCTCTCCGCCAACTGAAGCACCAGAGAAGACATTACCGAGTGATTCACCTGCCTCTCACAGACCACTGCAGCAAATACAGCTGCCGCAAAACACAACTAACAACAAGCTGCCATCCAAAGCTTCCCAAGTGGCACTTCCCAACATCAGCAGAGCCATGTCTCCT AAGCCAGTAACCAATGGTCCACAGAACAGTGCTGTCAAACATGGAAGACGACGCTGGGGCCAGTCCGTTTTGAAAGACAGCTGGGATGATTTTGATACAGACTTTGGTATCTCATTTTCTAAGAAGCCCACCATGACTATGGTTAAGGAAAACAAAAATGATGAAACTTCATATGG ttttacagATCCTGTTTCCACTGGAGAATTAAATAAAGGTTCATCAAATATGGGTATTATAAGAACAGACTCTGCACTGACAACATCTGCTAAACAACACTATCTTAGACAGTCGAGATACCTACCAGGTAACTCATCTTATG GTATGAACCCGAAGAATGTAGGACTCGTATCTGCTATTAAAGAAGAAAAACATTCTGCCTGGGGAAGTGCATTATCCACTAAACCACTAGCTCCTATAGGTGGAATTACATTTAATAGGAACAATGCAG GAAATGTAGGGGGGTTTGTAGGCCCTTCATACAACACAACAGGAGGATACCTCCCTTCATTTCATAAGAAGGAAGTTGGATCAGCCGGACAGAGGATACAACTTGCACCAATTGGGCCAGCAATAA ATTATGACACATGGAAAACAAAAGCTGTGCGTTCTCAGTTCCCTGCTCCGGCTTATAAACCAGCAACGAAAAATGTAGTGTTAAACCGCCAACAGCCAATCCAGCCGATCAACGGACGAACAGACTGGGTTGCCAAATATGGAGGTCATCGCTAG
- the MAK gene encoding serine/threonine-protein kinase MAK isoform X4, producing MFTENEIRNIMFQVLSGLAFVHKHGFFHRDMKPENLLCMGPELVKIADFGLVRELRSQPPYTDYVSTRWYRAPEVLLRSLLYSSPIDIWAVGSIMAELYTLRPLFPGTSEVDEIFKICQVLGTPKKSDWPEGYQLAAAMNFRFPQCVPINLKTLIPNASEEALTLMRDMLQWDPKRRPTASQALRYPYFQVGQALGPPAQVEQKKPVDKPVHINEPQVLSEIKKKPSPPTEAPEKTLPSDSPASHRPLQQIQLPQNTTNNKLPSKASQVALPNISRAMSPKPVTNGPQNSAVKHGRRRWGQSVLKDSWDDFDTDFGISFSKKPTMTMVKENKNDETSYGFTDPVSTGELNKGSSNMGIIRTDSALTTSAKQHYLRQSRYLPGNSSYGMNPKNVGLVSAIKEEKHSAWGSALSTKPLAPIGGITFNRNNAGNVGGFVGPSYNTTGGYLPSFHKKEVGSAGQRIQLAPIGPAINYDTWKTKAVRSQFPAPAYKPATKNVVLNRQQPIQPINGRTDWVAKYGGHR from the exons GGTTTTTTCATCGAGACATGAAACCAGAAAACCTTCTATGTATGGGTCCAGAGCTTGTAAAAATTGCTGATTTTGGATTAGTACGGGAGCTGCGATCTCAACCTCCTTATACAGATTATGTGTCTACCCGATG GTACAGAGCTCCTGAAGTGCTACTAAGATCATTGTTGTACAGCTCTCCGATAGACATTTGGGCAGTTGGCAGCATTATGGCTGAGTTGTATACACTTAGACCACTTTTCCCAGGGACAAGTGAGGTTGATGAAATCTTCAAAATTTGCCAGGTTCTAGGTACACCAAAGAAA AGTGACTGGCCTGAAGGATATCAGCTTGCAGCTGCCATGAATTTCCGCTTCCCTCAGTGTGTGCCTATAAACTTGAAAACTCTCATCCCAAATGCCAGTGAAGAGGCATTAACTCTGATGAGAGACATGCTGCAGTGGGATCCCAAGAGACGTCCCACAGCCTCTCAG GCTTTGAGGTACCCTTATTTTCAAGTTGGTCAAGCACTTGGTCCTCCAGCACAAGTGGAGCAGAAAAAGCCTGTAGATAAACCGGTGCACATCAATGAACCACAGGTATTATCTGAGATAAAAAAGAAACCCTCTCCGCCAACTGAAGCACCAGAGAAGACATTACCGAGTGATTCACCTGCCTCTCACAGACCACTGCAGCAAATACAGCTGCCGCAAAACACAACTAACAACAAGCTGCCATCCAAAGCTTCCCAAGTGGCACTTCCCAACATCAGCAGAGCCATGTCTCCT AAGCCAGTAACCAATGGTCCACAGAACAGTGCTGTCAAACATGGAAGACGACGCTGGGGCCAGTCCGTTTTGAAAGACAGCTGGGATGATTTTGATACAGACTTTGGTATCTCATTTTCTAAGAAGCCCACCATGACTATGGTTAAGGAAAACAAAAATGATGAAACTTCATATGG ttttacagATCCTGTTTCCACTGGAGAATTAAATAAAGGTTCATCAAATATGGGTATTATAAGAACAGACTCTGCACTGACAACATCTGCTAAACAACACTATCTTAGACAGTCGAGATACCTACCAGGTAACTCATCTTATG GTATGAACCCGAAGAATGTAGGACTCGTATCTGCTATTAAAGAAGAAAAACATTCTGCCTGGGGAAGTGCATTATCCACTAAACCACTAGCTCCTATAGGTGGAATTACATTTAATAGGAACAATGCAG GAAATGTAGGGGGGTTTGTAGGCCCTTCATACAACACAACAGGAGGATACCTCCCTTCATTTCATAAGAAGGAAGTTGGATCAGCCGGACAGAGGATACAACTTGCACCAATTGGGCCAGCAATAA ATTATGACACATGGAAAACAAAAGCTGTGCGTTCTCAGTTCCCTGCTCCGGCTTATAAACCAGCAACGAAAAATGTAGTGTTAAACCGCCAACAGCCAATCCAGCCGATCAACGGACGAACAGACTGGGTTGCCAAATATGGAGGTCATCGCTAG
- the TMEM14C gene encoding transmembrane protein 14C isoform X2 produces MGVEWFGFGYAALVASGGVIGYVKAGSVPSLAAGLFFGSLAGLGAYQMSQDSRNVLLSLIASGTLAGVMGYRFYNSGKFMPAGLIAGASLLMLGRLGLKMLQKPHDP; encoded by the exons ATGGGCGTGGAGTGGTTTGGCTTTGGCTATGCGGCCCTGGTCGCCTCAGGAGGGGTCATCGGCTATGTAAAAGCAG GTAGTGTGCCATCTCTTGCTGCCGGTCTTTTTTTTGGAAGTTTGGCTGGCCTAGGGGCCTATCAGATGTCACAAGACTCAAGGAATGTCTTACTTTCACTGA TTGCCTCAGGAACATTGGCAGGAGTGATGGGATACCGATTCTACAACTCTGGAAAGTTCATGCCCGCTGGATTAATTGCTGGTGCCAG CCTATTAATGCTTGGAAGACTGGGACTCAAGATGTTACAGAAGCCTCATGACCCTTGA
- the TMEM14C gene encoding transmembrane protein 14C isoform X1 gives MGRLSCWECSSNNRQPVGMGVEWFGFGYAALVASGGVIGYVKAGSVPSLAAGLFFGSLAGLGAYQMSQDSRNVLLSLIASGTLAGVMGYRFYNSGKFMPAGLIAGASLLMLGRLGLKMLQKPHDP, from the exons ATGGGACGGTTATCCTGCTGGGAATGCTCCTCTAATAACAGGCAGCCAGTGGG GATGGGCGTGGAGTGGTTTGGCTTTGGCTATGCGGCCCTGGTCGCCTCAGGAGGGGTCATCGGCTATGTAAAAGCAG GTAGTGTGCCATCTCTTGCTGCCGGTCTTTTTTTTGGAAGTTTGGCTGGCCTAGGGGCCTATCAGATGTCACAAGACTCAAGGAATGTCTTACTTTCACTGA TTGCCTCAGGAACATTGGCAGGAGTGATGGGATACCGATTCTACAACTCTGGAAAGTTCATGCCCGCTGGATTAATTGCTGGTGCCAG CCTATTAATGCTTGGAAGACTGGGACTCAAGATGTTACAGAAGCCTCATGACCCTTGA
- the PAK1IP1 gene encoding p21-activated protein kinase-interacting protein 1 isoform X2, with the protein MKKKVEHGSLLHHNGSITCLEFFGNTHLLSGAEDGLMCVWNTKKWECQQTFKAHKGHVLSLSIHPSGKLALSVGTDKTLRTWNLVDGRSAFIKNIKQNAHIVKWSPSGEKYVVVIHDKADVYRLETASVIGTVKNPKRISSVQFITDSLLAVAGDDDLIRLYHTDSQKCLSEFKAHETRVKSIHFFECKGSPIIVSSSSDGYVKMWSLDLNKVNTAPTLLCEVSTSARLTCLSVWHPGVNENRAENPGSEAASEKESESPKKKREVTKERTEKTSPEQQSEDQVVPKKRKLTAKQKLKKKKNKD; encoded by the exons GTAGCATCACATGCCTGGAGTTCTTTGGTAATACCCACCTGTTAAGTGGAGCTGAAGATGGATTGATGTGTGTGTGGAACACCAAGAAATGGGAATGCCAGCAGACCTTTAAGGCTCACAA GGGTCATGTTTTATCtctttccatccatccatctggAAAACTAGCATTATCTGTCGGCACTGATAAAACCTTAAG AACCTGGAACCTTGTTGATGGTCGTTCggcttttattaaaaacataaagCAAA ATGCACATATAGTCAAGTGGTCTCCTAGCGGAGAGAAATATGTTGTGGTGATACATGACAAGGCAGATGTGTACAGACTTGAAACTGCATCAGTTATTGGTACAGTCAAGAATCCGAAGAGGATATCTTCAGTACAATTCATTACT GATAGCCTCCTCGCTGTGGCTGGAGATGATGACCTTATCAGGCTCTATCACACTGACTCCCAAAAATGCCTCTCTGAGTTTAAGGCTCATGAAACCAG AGTGAAAAGCATCCACTTTTTTGAATGTAAAGGATCTCCTATTATTGTGTCTTCATCAAGTGACGGTTATGTTAAGATGTGGAGCTTAGATTTGAATAAG GTGAATACAGCACCTACATTGCTTTGTGAAGTTAGCACATCAGCCAGGCTTACGTGTCTTTCAGTATGGCATCCTGGAGTCAATGAGAACAGGGCAGAAAATCCAGGCTCGGAAGCTGCATCTG AAAAAGAATCAGAAAGCCCCAAGAAGAAAAGAGAGGTCACCAAAGAGCGAACTGAGAAAACAAGCCCAGAGCAACAAAGTGAGGACCAGGTGGTGCCCAAGAAGAGGAAACTTACAGCGAAACAAaaactgaagaagaaaaaaaataaggacTGA